In a single window of the Streptomyces cinnabarinus genome:
- a CDS encoding MMPL family transporter, producing the protein MNRFTRRLGRASVRRPWVTLAAWGVALLLVLPVAATAGGSFVDDLVAPGSQSEQAMDLLEERFPEASRGSAMAVFAAPEGQRLERHRTAIEAAVARMAEVEHVTMVTDPFPAGTISPDGRIGFAQITFDAPVMKVDPGQVDALTRAVEPLREDGVVAELGGDAVFINAETPTSGAEAAGLLTALIILVVAFGTIVAALVPIALALVAVAAGLGSVALLANAMDVSTAAPTIGAMIGLGVGIDYALYIMARYRENHAAGQDNPTALSNAMASAGAAVLFAGGTVVVAMAALALTGLGFLTSTGLSASLVVLFAVATALTLLPALLSLLGDRIHKRRRLGRKRPARSEDSAWWRFAHRVSGRPWPYLIVASAALLALAAPALRMETGFPDAGDDATTTTHRRAYDLLAEGFGPGVNAPLLVIADLRSPGADAGDIPALSRRIAADPGIATVGEPQTSAAGDTVVLPTLPTTAPADAETSATLERIRDLVPDNVAVSGMTAMTDDLTRQLTDTLPVFVGAILLASFLLLMLVFRSIAIPVKAVVMNLLSIGGAYGVVVAVFQWGWLGPLFNLDETIPIVSPLPTIFFAVLFGLSMDYEVFLLSRVREEYELTGDNRESVARGIAATGRVITSAALIMTVVFLSFVANPSPLVKMMGLGLATAIVLDATIVRMVLVPAVMALMADATWWLPRWLDRRLPRVSVESAEVPPSPESDSAGSASTASAHRPTRTHR; encoded by the coding sequence ATGAACCGATTCACCCGACGCCTCGGCAGGGCGAGCGTCCGCCGACCGTGGGTCACTCTCGCCGCCTGGGGGGTCGCCCTGCTTCTGGTGCTGCCCGTCGCCGCAACGGCCGGCGGTTCCTTCGTCGATGACCTGGTCGCTCCGGGCAGCCAGAGCGAGCAGGCGATGGACCTGCTCGAAGAGCGCTTCCCGGAGGCGTCCCGCGGCAGTGCCATGGCCGTCTTCGCAGCACCGGAAGGGCAACGGCTCGAACGCCACCGGACCGCCATCGAAGCGGCCGTCGCACGGATGGCCGAGGTCGAGCACGTCACCATGGTGACCGATCCCTTCCCGGCCGGCACGATCTCGCCCGACGGGCGCATCGGCTTCGCACAGATCACCTTCGATGCGCCCGTGATGAAGGTCGACCCCGGCCAGGTCGACGCGCTGACCCGTGCGGTCGAGCCCCTGCGGGAGGACGGAGTCGTCGCCGAGCTGGGCGGTGACGCGGTGTTCATCAACGCCGAGACACCGACCTCGGGGGCGGAGGCGGCCGGGCTGCTGACCGCACTGATCATCCTGGTGGTCGCGTTCGGCACGATCGTGGCCGCGCTGGTGCCCATAGCGCTCGCCCTGGTCGCCGTCGCCGCGGGCCTGGGCAGCGTCGCCCTGCTGGCCAACGCCATGGACGTCTCCACCGCTGCCCCGACCATCGGCGCCATGATCGGCCTGGGCGTCGGCATCGACTACGCCCTGTACATCATGGCCCGCTACCGCGAGAACCACGCCGCCGGCCAGGACAACCCCACCGCCCTGTCCAACGCCATGGCATCCGCGGGCGCGGCCGTGCTCTTCGCCGGCGGCACCGTCGTCGTGGCGATGGCCGCCCTCGCGCTGACCGGTCTGGGCTTCCTGACCTCGACCGGCCTGAGTGCCTCGCTGGTCGTGCTCTTCGCCGTCGCGACCGCCCTCACCCTCCTGCCGGCCCTGCTGTCGTTGTTGGGGGACCGCATCCACAAGCGGCGCCGCCTGGGCCGTAAGCGCCCGGCCAGGTCCGAGGACAGCGCGTGGTGGCGTTTTGCCCACCGGGTGTCCGGGCGGCCGTGGCCGTATCTGATCGTCGCCTCGGCGGCGCTGCTCGCGCTGGCGGCCCCCGCGCTGCGGATGGAGACGGGCTTCCCCGACGCGGGCGACGACGCGACCACCACCACCCATCGCCGCGCCTACGACCTGCTGGCGGAGGGGTTCGGCCCCGGCGTCAACGCCCCGCTCCTGGTCATCGCCGACCTGCGCAGCCCGGGCGCGGACGCGGGGGACATCCCCGCGCTGTCCCGGCGCATCGCCGCGGACCCCGGTATCGCCACCGTCGGTGAGCCCCAGACGTCCGCGGCCGGGGACACCGTGGTGCTGCCCACGCTGCCCACCACGGCACCCGCGGACGCCGAGACATCCGCGACGCTCGAGCGCATCCGTGACCTGGTCCCGGACAACGTCGCCGTGTCCGGCATGACCGCCATGACCGACGACCTCACCCGGCAACTCACCGACACCCTGCCGGTGTTCGTCGGCGCGATCCTGTTGGCGTCGTTCCTGCTGCTGATGCTGGTGTTCCGCTCCATCGCGATCCCGGTGAAGGCCGTCGTGATGAACCTGCTGTCCATCGGCGGCGCCTACGGCGTCGTGGTCGCCGTCTTCCAATGGGGCTGGCTCGGGCCCCTGTTCAACCTCGACGAGACCATCCCGATCGTCTCGCCCCTGCCGACGATCTTCTTCGCGGTCCTGTTCGGACTGTCGATGGACTACGAGGTGTTCCTGCTCTCGCGGGTTCGGGAGGAGTACGAGCTCACGGGCGACAACAGGGAGTCGGTGGCACGCGGTATCGCGGCCACGGGCCGGGTGATCACCTCCGCCGCGCTGATCATGACGGTGGTGTTCCTCAGCTTCGTCGCCAACCCCTCACCGCTCGTCAAGATGATGGGCCTGGGGCTGGCGACAGCGATCGTGCTCGACGCGACGATCGTCCGGATGGTGCTCGTCCCCGCGGTCATGGCGCTGATGGCCGACGCCACGTGGTGGCTGCCCCGCTGGCTCGACCGCCGACTGCCCCGGGTCAGCGTGGAGAGCGCCGAGGTCCCGCCTAGCCCGGAATCGGACTCAGCTGGGTCAGCGAGCACCGCCAGCGCTCACCGTCCCACACGAACACATCGGTAG
- a CDS encoding helix-turn-helix domain-containing protein, which produces MHTVGELLRQWRHRRRLSQLDLAIAADVSARHVSLVETGKTNPSADMVLRLAEQLDVPLRERNRLLLAAGFAPRYTERPLDDDALSAARDAVARVLRAHEPYPALAFDRRWNIVMTNRAVEPFFADVDPDLLRPPANLVRLGLDPRGLASLVVNLEDVRVMFRTRIRRQLAVAPSAELTALYEELLASTAGEAEAAGRSVASDVVIPMVLRLGGRELSLFSTITTFGTPMDLTLDEIAVESYYPADAESAAYFEKSDGDA; this is translated from the coding sequence ATGCACACGGTCGGGGAACTCCTGCGGCAGTGGCGGCATCGGCGACGACTGAGCCAGCTCGATCTCGCGATCGCGGCCGATGTCTCGGCCCGCCATGTCAGCCTGGTCGAGACGGGCAAGACCAACCCGAGCGCCGACATGGTGCTCCGGCTCGCGGAGCAGCTCGATGTGCCGCTGCGTGAACGCAACCGGCTGTTGCTCGCGGCCGGTTTCGCGCCCCGCTACACCGAGCGGCCACTCGACGACGACGCCCTGTCGGCGGCCCGGGACGCGGTCGCGAGAGTGCTTCGCGCGCACGAGCCGTACCCGGCGCTGGCCTTCGACCGCCGGTGGAACATCGTGATGACCAATCGCGCCGTCGAACCGTTCTTCGCCGACGTCGATCCCGACCTGCTCCGGCCGCCGGCCAATCTCGTACGGCTGGGACTCGACCCGCGCGGCCTCGCCTCCCTGGTCGTCAACCTGGAGGACGTGCGGGTGATGTTCCGCACCCGGATCAGGCGTCAACTCGCCGTCGCTCCCAGTGCCGAACTCACCGCGCTGTACGAGGAATTGCTGGCATCCACTGCCGGGGAGGCCGAGGCGGCCGGGCGGTCGGTCGCGTCCGACGTCGTGATCCCGATGGTCCTGCGTCTCGGCGGACGAGAGCTGAGCCTGTTCTCGACCATCACCACGTTCGGTACTCCCATGGACCTCACCCTGGACGAGATCGCCGTAGAGTCGTACTACCCCGCGGACGCGGAGAGCGCCGCCTATTTCGAGAAGTCCGACGGTGACGCGTGA
- a CDS encoding DUF4440 domain-containing protein, translated as MNAITTTTTAAVWPCLTYRDARGAIAFLTDVFGFRETAVYAREDDPSIVEHAELRWPLGGGVMLGSAAKDETAWGRRTPGHDAVYLVCDEPDTLFDRAVGAGAEIVRGLVDEDYGSRGFTVRDTEGNLWSFGTYRGEGAAPKADRENFAALLDAWAAAIVANDAEAIGRFATPDWVFVADNGITPGAEFLKLVAAGDLTHDTMNLDVERVVTVSDTTVLVTTHGTNSGVFRGETFSADEWATDVFVWDGERWRCSLTQLSPIPG; from the coding sequence ATGAACGCAATCACCACGACAACGACAGCAGCGGTCTGGCCGTGCCTCACCTACCGTGACGCGCGCGGCGCGATCGCCTTTCTGACCGACGTCTTCGGCTTCCGGGAGACCGCGGTCTATGCCCGCGAGGACGACCCGTCGATCGTCGAGCACGCCGAACTGCGCTGGCCGCTCGGCGGTGGCGTGATGCTGGGCAGCGCCGCCAAGGACGAAACCGCCTGGGGACGCCGCACCCCGGGCCATGACGCGGTGTATCTCGTGTGCGACGAGCCGGACACCCTCTTCGACCGAGCCGTCGGCGCAGGTGCCGAGATCGTCCGTGGCCTGGTCGATGAGGACTACGGCTCACGCGGCTTCACCGTCCGCGACACCGAGGGCAACCTCTGGAGCTTCGGCACCTATCGGGGCGAGGGCGCGGCGCCGAAAGCCGATCGCGAGAACTTCGCCGCCCTGCTCGACGCGTGGGCCGCCGCGATCGTGGCCAACGACGCCGAGGCGATCGGGCGCTTCGCCACCCCGGACTGGGTGTTCGTCGCCGACAACGGCATCACACCGGGCGCGGAGTTCCTCAAGCTGGTCGCCGCGGGCGACCTGACCCACGACACCATGAACCTCGACGTCGAGCGTGTGGTGACGGTGTCGGACACGACGGTGCTGGTGACGACCCACGGCACCAACAGCGGCGTCTTCCGCGGCGAGACGTTCAGCGCCGACGAGTGGGCTACCGATGTGTTCGTGTGGGACGGTGAGCGCTGGCGGTGCTCGCTGACCCAGCTGAGTCCGATTCCGGGCTAG
- a CDS encoding sensor histidine kinase, producing MNRTAQPAGTPVRSVSSKFHGPFVRWPRTADATLALALFLAATFLEEGPGDAMAVRPIADIPLPVFLPYIAAGAALYWRRSRPIEVMCVALASWAPLMGSSYSTLGGIVIVALYSVGRHADDRRWGPLGVVAAAATATIDCLLLSVPWGQISFGWLVMSGAWYIGRRLRLRAERAVQRRQEKAAEARRIVAEERTHIARELHDVVAHRVSMMTVQAGAARMVAAEDPQGALEAMTAVEEAGRQALDELRHLLGVLRPKTERDGLGPQPGLADLPRLVAQVREAGLDVSLTDDIHAPLPARVELSVYRIVQEALTNVLKHSGPQTRTEVRLGHEKHGPGITVEVLDDGKGAALRSVSDAAPAGTGGHGIVGMRERALLLGGTLDAEPRPGGGFRLTAHLPVQGEPT from the coding sequence ATGAACCGCACGGCACAGCCTGCCGGGACGCCGGTACGCAGCGTGTCGTCCAAGTTCCATGGCCCCTTTGTCCGTTGGCCGCGGACCGCGGACGCCACCCTCGCCCTCGCCCTGTTTCTCGCGGCGACATTCCTGGAGGAAGGTCCCGGAGACGCGATGGCCGTCCGCCCCATCGCCGACATCCCCCTGCCGGTCTTCCTGCCCTACATCGCGGCGGGCGCCGCGCTGTACTGGCGTCGGAGCCGGCCGATCGAGGTCATGTGCGTGGCGCTCGCGTCCTGGGCACCGCTCATGGGCAGCAGCTACTCCACCCTCGGCGGGATCGTGATCGTCGCGCTGTACAGCGTCGGACGGCATGCCGACGACCGGCGATGGGGGCCCCTCGGCGTCGTCGCGGCCGCCGCCACGGCCACGATCGACTGCCTGCTCCTCTCCGTCCCCTGGGGACAGATCAGCTTCGGCTGGCTGGTCATGTCCGGGGCCTGGTACATCGGCCGACGGCTGCGGCTGCGCGCCGAGCGCGCTGTCCAGCGCCGTCAGGAAAAGGCCGCCGAGGCACGGCGGATCGTCGCCGAGGAGCGCACCCACATCGCCCGGGAACTGCACGACGTGGTCGCCCACCGGGTGAGCATGATGACCGTGCAGGCCGGTGCCGCCCGGATGGTGGCGGCCGAGGACCCCCAGGGCGCCCTGGAGGCGATGACCGCTGTCGAGGAAGCGGGACGCCAGGCCCTGGACGAACTGCGCCACCTGCTGGGGGTGCTGCGGCCCAAGACCGAGCGCGACGGGCTCGGTCCCCAGCCCGGTCTGGCCGATCTCCCCCGGCTCGTCGCACAGGTCCGGGAGGCCGGGCTCGACGTCTCCCTCACCGACGACATCCACGCACCCCTCCCGGCCCGTGTGGAGCTCTCGGTGTACCGCATCGTCCAGGAGGCACTGACCAACGTGCTCAAGCACAGTGGCCCGCAGACGCGCACCGAAGTGCGCCTCGGGCACGAGAAGCACGGCCCCGGCATCACCGTCGAAGTCCTCGACGACGGCAAGGGCGCCGCCCTCCGGTCCGTGTCCGACGCCGCACCTGCGGGCACGGGCGGCCATGGGATCGTCGGCATGCGGGAGAGGGCCCTGCTGCTCGGCGGTACTCTCGACGCGGAACCGCGCCCCGGCGGCGGTTTCCGGCTGACCGCCCATCTGCCCGTCCAAGGGGAGCCCACGTGA
- a CDS encoding helix-turn-helix transcriptional regulator gives MAERCEEWVTAAPMPPLRPFIESYCGYRLTGFPPGLHRGLPSRHMTFIVSIGDDIDVVAQTDPAQPPEHYGCVLSGLQATSALISHNGDQEGVAIELTPLGSRALFGMPAGELWNLSVELGEVVGSTGRELWERLQHTAGWQARFALCDAVLGRLAGDGAPAPELRFAWETVVASSGEVSIGDLADESGWSRQHLARRFRSEFGLTPKLAARVVRFERAQQMLRRSPPFVSIAQVAAACGYYDQSHLNRDFVALAGCTPTELLAGDVPSVQDSAGDAGASSPYERNHHDNDSSGLAVPHLP, from the coding sequence ATGGCGGAGCGGTGCGAGGAATGGGTGACGGCCGCACCGATGCCGCCGCTGCGGCCGTTCATCGAGAGCTACTGCGGCTACCGGCTGACGGGGTTTCCGCCGGGGCTGCACCGCGGCCTGCCGTCCCGACATATGACATTCATTGTCAGCATCGGTGACGACATCGACGTAGTGGCCCAGACGGATCCCGCGCAGCCTCCCGAGCACTACGGGTGCGTGCTCAGCGGCCTGCAGGCCACGTCGGCGCTGATCTCCCACAACGGCGACCAGGAGGGCGTGGCGATCGAGCTCACGCCCCTCGGCAGCCGGGCCCTGTTCGGCATGCCCGCGGGCGAGTTGTGGAACCTCTCCGTCGAGCTCGGGGAGGTGGTCGGGTCCACCGGCCGCGAGCTGTGGGAACGCCTCCAGCACACCGCCGGGTGGCAGGCCCGTTTCGCGCTCTGCGACGCGGTCCTCGGCCGGCTGGCCGGGGACGGCGCGCCGGCGCCCGAGCTCCGCTTCGCGTGGGAGACGGTGGTCGCCTCCAGTGGCGAGGTGTCCATCGGTGACCTGGCCGACGAGAGCGGGTGGAGCCGCCAGCACCTGGCCCGTCGCTTCCGCAGCGAGTTCGGCCTGACGCCGAAGCTCGCGGCCCGGGTGGTGCGCTTCGAGCGGGCCCAGCAGATGCTGCGGCGTTCACCGCCGTTCGTGTCGATCGCCCAGGTGGCGGCGGCGTGCGGGTACTACGACCAGTCGCATCTCAACCGGGACTTCGTGGCGCTGGCCGGCTGCACGCCGACCGAACTGCTCGCGGGTGATGTTCCATCCGTCCAAGACAGCGCCGGTGACGCGGGGGCATCGTCACCGTATGAACGCAATCACCACGACAACGACAGCAGCGGTCTGGCCGTGCCTCACCTACCGTGA
- a CDS encoding MFS transporter yields MTHSAADAPHTAEHDHHPTADPRRWTALALICLAQFMLVLDVTVVNVALPQMAADLDLGRETLTWVVTAYTLCFGGLMLLGGRLADALGARRTLLAGLVLFTAASLVTGLAQNAPTLLGGRIGQGVGAALLSPAALSLVTTSFHGTERNKALGVWAAIGGTGSAAGVLLGGALTDGPGWQWVFYINVPVGLLLMGALPAFVPARVPQHARLDLPGALLVTAGTAALIYGLVEAGDSGWSDTSTLLPLFGAAAAYTAFAAVERAARTPLMDLRMFTRRPVLAGAFLMLVATALLIAYFFLGSVYLQHIRGFSPLRTGLVFLPVAVATGVGAHLGSRLVGRIGSRPTAVAGMAVAAAGTLPLTRLAETGSVYAGLLPGFVIAAFGLGAVFVTATTTALAMVEHSEAGLASGVVNTFHEVGGSIGVAVVSTVAASGFERGSVGGFGDAFTLCATAAAVSAVIALGLVPRGKPRPTDGPHVH; encoded by the coding sequence ATGACCCACTCCGCAGCCGACGCCCCGCACACGGCCGAACACGACCACCACCCGACCGCGGACCCGCGCCGCTGGACAGCCCTGGCACTGATCTGCCTCGCCCAGTTCATGCTGGTCCTCGACGTCACCGTCGTGAACGTCGCCCTGCCCCAGATGGCGGCCGACCTCGACCTCGGCCGGGAGACGCTGACCTGGGTGGTCACCGCCTACACCCTCTGCTTCGGAGGGCTGATGCTGCTCGGCGGCCGACTCGCCGACGCCCTCGGCGCCCGCCGCACCCTGCTCGCGGGACTCGTGCTCTTCACCGCGGCGTCACTGGTCACCGGCCTGGCCCAGAACGCCCCGACGCTGCTCGGCGGCCGGATCGGCCAGGGCGTCGGCGCGGCCCTGCTGTCCCCGGCCGCCCTGTCCCTGGTCACCACCAGCTTCCACGGCACCGAACGCAACAAGGCCCTGGGCGTCTGGGCGGCGATCGGCGGCACCGGCTCCGCGGCGGGCGTACTCCTCGGCGGAGCGCTGACCGACGGACCCGGCTGGCAGTGGGTCTTCTACATCAACGTGCCCGTCGGACTGCTCCTGATGGGCGCCCTCCCCGCCTTCGTTCCGGCCCGCGTCCCGCAGCACGCACGCCTCGACCTCCCCGGCGCGCTGCTGGTCACCGCGGGCACCGCGGCCCTCATCTACGGCCTGGTCGAAGCGGGCGACAGCGGCTGGTCGGACACCTCCACCCTGCTGCCTCTCTTCGGCGCGGCGGCGGCGTACACGGCCTTCGCCGCCGTCGAACGAGCGGCCCGGACCCCGCTGATGGACCTGCGGATGTTCACCAGGCGACCGGTCCTCGCGGGCGCGTTCCTCATGCTGGTCGCCACGGCCCTGCTGATCGCGTACTTCTTCCTCGGTTCCGTCTACCTCCAGCACATCCGCGGCTTCAGCCCGCTGAGGACCGGGCTGGTGTTCCTGCCCGTCGCCGTGGCCACCGGTGTCGGCGCCCACCTCGGGTCCCGGCTGGTCGGGCGGATCGGCAGCCGCCCGACCGCCGTGGCAGGCATGGCCGTCGCGGCCGCCGGAACCCTCCCGCTGACCCGGCTGGCGGAGACCGGCAGCGTGTACGCCGGTCTCCTGCCGGGCTTCGTGATCGCGGCCTTCGGCCTCGGCGCGGTCTTCGTCACCGCCACGACGACCGCACTGGCCATGGTGGAGCACAGTGAGGCAGGGCTCGCGTCCGGAGTCGTCAACACCTTCCACGAGGTGGGTGGTTCGATCGGTGTCGCGGTCGTCTCCACCGTCGCGGCCTCCGGCTTCGAGCGAGGCTCGGTGGGCGGCTTCGGTGACGCGTTCACCCTGTGCGCGACAGCGGCCGCCGTCTCAGCCGTCATCGCCCTGGGCCTCGTACCGCGGGGCAAGCCGCGTCCGACCGACGGCCCGCACGTCCACTGA
- a CDS encoding response regulator transcription factor, whose translation MTIRVVVADDQALVRRGFTMILRIHDDIEVVAEAGTGREAVETARQQRPDVVLMDIRMPEMDGLEATSLVLREADWPVRVLILTTFDPDEYVYEALHAGASGFVLKDIPPEQLAVAVRTVAEGGALLAPSITRRLIDQFAQRRVVSPATSGRVGRLTEREREVVIAVARGASNSEIAEQLFIGAATVKSHVSSILTKLGLRDRIQIVIFAYESGLVEAGDHDVGH comes from the coding sequence GTGACGATCCGCGTCGTCGTCGCCGACGACCAGGCGCTGGTCCGCCGTGGCTTCACCATGATTTTGCGGATCCACGACGACATCGAGGTCGTGGCCGAGGCCGGCACCGGGCGTGAGGCGGTCGAGACGGCACGCCAACAGCGCCCCGACGTGGTCCTGATGGACATCCGCATGCCCGAGATGGACGGCCTCGAAGCGACCTCCCTGGTCCTGCGGGAAGCCGACTGGCCGGTACGCGTACTGATCCTCACCACGTTCGACCCGGACGAATACGTCTACGAGGCGCTCCACGCCGGAGCCAGCGGCTTCGTCCTGAAGGACATTCCGCCGGAGCAACTCGCCGTCGCCGTACGCACCGTGGCCGAGGGAGGAGCCCTGCTGGCGCCCTCGATCACGCGACGCCTCATCGACCAGTTCGCACAGCGCCGCGTCGTCAGCCCGGCCACCTCGGGCCGCGTGGGACGGCTCACCGAGCGCGAGCGCGAGGTCGTCATCGCCGTCGCCCGGGGCGCGAGCAACTCGGAGATCGCCGAGCAGCTCTTCATCGGTGCCGCGACCGTCAAGTCGCATGTGTCGAGCATCCTGACCAAGCTCGGACTGCGCGACCGGATCCAGATCGTGATCTTCGCCTACGAGAGCGGACTCGTCGAGGCGGGCGACCACGACGTCGGCCACTGA
- a CDS encoding DUF4241 domain-containing protein — MRQDDVVTVSYAVGWDAGARRAFGSLTRTQAQERDGEGEPYVVLHRVPGRAVPAEVHLVAWRDHFVGQWVYDEAGRRTHEIDLRLLDDDRLFLRQYVERRYAAPEQPDLAPDAWRLRVELLPGERGRKVLEERGQDGGSFHTLADVPEEQRWYDRGEFGVRATADPAPLPEGAEATAGGAEEPVSLWRPPRPMRLEESVDDLFQPGNPYPVEPWEKTRTAAPRHIATLRVPTGRLAVSDPHDHKPRELTERIPPGEYALETAVVVGEGEYGGDRFPVTEEPAVRLRIRDEPAAAWELALSEGEDPRLLLDGHAYGFSTDGAAGSFADAAAWETLSAKVGRYYKEQDTDACESIGEGHLRATDEATGADLVSFYTGGDGTWPVWLGRSGSGELVSVVVITSYL; from the coding sequence ATGCGCCAGGACGACGTGGTGACGGTTTCGTATGCCGTGGGGTGGGACGCCGGTGCCCGCCGGGCGTTCGGTTCGTTGACGCGGACGCAGGCGCAGGAGCGGGACGGAGAAGGCGAGCCCTACGTGGTGCTGCACCGGGTCCCCGGGCGCGCGGTCCCCGCCGAGGTGCACCTTGTCGCCTGGCGTGACCACTTCGTCGGGCAGTGGGTCTACGACGAGGCGGGCCGCCGCACCCACGAGATCGACCTCCGACTCCTGGACGACGACCGGCTGTTCCTGAGGCAGTACGTCGAACGCCGGTATGCAGCACCGGAGCAGCCCGACCTGGCGCCGGATGCCTGGCGGCTCAGGGTGGAACTCCTCCCCGGTGAGCGCGGCAGGAAGGTGCTGGAGGAACGCGGCCAGGACGGCGGATCGTTCCACACCCTGGCCGATGTTCCGGAAGAGCAACGGTGGTACGACCGGGGCGAGTTCGGAGTCCGGGCGACCGCCGACCCGGCCCCGCTGCCGGAAGGGGCGGAGGCGACTGCTGGGGGCGCCGAAGAGCCCGTGTCGCTGTGGCGCCCACCGCGGCCCATGCGCCTGGAGGAGTCGGTCGACGACCTGTTCCAGCCGGGCAATCCCTACCCCGTCGAGCCCTGGGAGAAGACGCGGACCGCCGCACCACGGCACATCGCCACGCTCCGCGTCCCGACCGGACGACTGGCCGTCTCGGACCCGCACGACCACAAGCCCCGGGAACTCACCGAGCGCATCCCCCCGGGCGAGTACGCGCTGGAGACGGCCGTCGTCGTCGGCGAGGGCGAGTACGGCGGGGACCGCTTCCCCGTCACCGAGGAGCCGGCCGTACGGCTGCGGATCCGGGACGAGCCCGCTGCCGCCTGGGAGTTGGCGCTCAGCGAGGGCGAGGACCCCCGTCTGCTTCTCGACGGCCACGCCTACGGCTTCAGCACCGACGGCGCGGCCGGCAGCTTCGCCGACGCCGCGGCCTGGGAGACGCTGTCCGCGAAGGTCGGGCGCTACTACAAGGAACAGGACACGGACGCATGCGAGTCCATCGGCGAGGGCCACCTGCGTGCCACCGACGAGGCGACCGGCGCCGACCTGGTGTCGTTCTACACGGGCGGCGACGGGACTTGGCCGGTGTGGCTCGGCCGCTCCGGCAGCGGCGAACTCGTCTCGGTCGTGGTGATCACGTCGTATCTCTAG
- a CDS encoding nuclear transport factor 2 family protein, giving the protein MTTDNKTLVQRALAELLETGSVDVLAPLLSDGFVHHRPDSTSSTKAEWLASVQAAMTPLADMRVEVLHVLADGDHVMMHSRRRLPDGGPEITVVDIFRMDEGLVAECWETIEPTAHAAANLAWWEPAGR; this is encoded by the coding sequence ATGACCACAGACAACAAGACCCTCGTTCAGCGGGCACTGGCGGAACTGCTCGAAACCGGCAGCGTCGATGTGCTCGCCCCGTTGCTGAGTGACGGCTTCGTCCACCACCGGCCGGACTCGACCTCCTCGACCAAGGCGGAATGGCTCGCCTCCGTACAGGCCGCGATGACCCCGCTCGCCGATATGCGGGTCGAGGTCCTCCATGTGCTGGCCGACGGTGATCACGTCATGATGCACTCGCGCCGCCGCCTCCCCGACGGAGGGCCGGAGATCACGGTCGTCGATATCTTCCGCATGGACGAAGGACTGGTCGCCGAGTGCTGGGAGACCATCGAGCCGACGGCTCACGCGGCCGCCAACCTGGCGTGGTGGGAGCCCGCCGGGCGGTGA